Genomic DNA from Candidatus Hydrogenedentota bacterium:
ATCCATGGCGCAAACGGAGCAAGAGGTTCCCAAGGGACTTTGCGCCAATCATATTCACCCAATTCGTCTGGATCTAAACCGAGCATGCACCACATGAAATTGCCCAGAGATCCGCCAGTAGGATCAATATTCATCACCGGATTCCCCACGACATAGGCGTAGACATTGGGTCCGTCCACGAATCCGAGGGGGTCGCGCATGTTCCATCGGGCGGTGGCGGGGTTGTAATAGCGGAAGGGGGCGAAGTACTGGCCGAGGGCGCGGTCCCACATATGGCCGGTGTAGCCGATGGTCAGGGGCAGGCCGACGGAGCGCATCAGCTCGCCGTAGGGGGAAAAGTCCTGCCGCGCCACGGCCGCCTTCGACTGCGCCAGATACGCCCGCGGGC
This window encodes:
- a CDS encoding RHS repeat-associated core domain-containing protein, which produces MQTGYLPGLAAFDGADPSTATWRFALEDHLGSPRAYLAQSKAAVARQDFSPYGELMRSVGLPLTIGYTGHMWDRALGQYFAPFRYYNPATARWNMRDPLGFVDGPNVYAYVVGNPVMNIDPTGGSLGNFMWCMLGLDPDELGEYDWRKVPWEPLAPFAPWITANHLVKNSDWVTRQAKRVRPLARKISKKIAFKAIRKGVITFVPVIGQTITVAWLAYDAYKCRKHI